In the genome of Helicovermis profundi, the window ATATTTTGTAACTTCATCTGCTTTATATCCATTTAAATCAACTGTTACTTTTTTCATAACTATATCTTCTATTGGCTTATCATGCCTATCAACTTTTGAAGCTGCTATTTCATCAACAAATTCAATACCTTTTCTTACCATTCCAAAAGCCGCATATTTACCGTTTAATTGCTTTGATGATTGCTGCATTATGAAAAACTGTGAACCTGCTGAATTGGGATCATTAGTTCTCGCCATTGATATAACTCCACGCACGTGAGATAAATCATTATCAAAACCATTTTCTAAGAATTCTCCAGCAATACTATAACCTGGACCACCGCCTCCAGTAGCATCAGGGTCTCCGCCTTGAATCATAAATTTTTCAATAACTCTATGAAATGTCAATCCATCATAAAAGCCACTATTAATAAGTGAGATAAAATTATTTACTGTATTTGGAGCTTTCTCTGGATACAAGTCAATTACAATTTTTTTATCATCAGCTAATTCTATTGTCACAATTGGATTATTTTCAGAACTTACCACGTTTACTTTTTCTAAGGCAGGTTCACTTTGTGCCACTTCTACCTTTTTAGAACAGCCTGCAAATACTAGCGCTAAAATCAAAAGACTTACTAATAACTTAAATTTGTATTTCATTGAAATTCTCCTTTTTCTATTAAAATGGTTAGATTTAAATTTACGATGTCATATATAGTATATACTTCATTCATCCAAATTCATTATTATATTTTATCATGCAATAGTACTTATTGTCTATTAGGAATACTCACTTTCTATTATATAATAAACAATAAAATTACACGAAATTTTACAAAAAAAATATTAACACATATTATCTGTGTTAATATTTTAGTTTATAATAGTTTACACCTCTTCACTTTAACATAATATAATAATAATATTATTATTATTATTATATTCTATGCAAATTTAATAGCTAGTATTCCTTTATCAAGTTTAGCTGATACAATCTCTTTTCCTTGTAGTTGTTTTGGAAGTAGCAAACATCTTTTTTCATTTTTTATTGTAATTTGTATTTCACCATCCGTTTGACCTAAGTCCATATCTGATTTTTCTATAAATGGCAGATATACATTCATTATATATGATTCTTCATTTTGCCTTACTGTAAATATTTTTTGCCTTGCTAAAACATCCGAAGGGTCTAGTTCGCCATATATACCACCAATTTTCTTTAATGTTTCTACTGACCTTAGTTCATGCTTTTGCAACATTAACTTAAAGACTGGAACGTCTCTAAAACTATCTTCTAATTCTTTTAAGCCTTCTTCTTGCAGGCTTACCCATCTATTAAAATATCCTTCTAAAGCTTCTTTTGGATAAACTTTATTGATGATGATTGCATCTACATTGTAATCATAAAGATGTAACCAAGTAAAATTACGTTTAGTTTCTTTGATAACGATTTTTTCAGGTGTACTTACGATTCTAAGTGACAATACATCTTTATTTAACATCAATGTTTGCAGTTCTTCTAAACGTTTAAAGAGTTTTTCAAATTCAGCAAATAAAGAATCCTTTGGCATTGGTATTTTTGTGATTTTTTCTATAGCTGGCCCCGTAGCCTTAACTACTTTTCTTTTAAGAGGTAAGATCTTTTCTATCATGTTGGCGAACATCTCTGGAAACTTAAGGAGGGTAAGCGTTTCTCCAGTTGGAGCGCAGTCAACTATTATTACATCATGTTCATTTTTTTCATAGATATCTAAAATTTTAAATAGAGAAAATAGCTCTTCTAAACCTGGAAATACCAATAATTCTTCAACTTCTAGTCCACCTTCAGCTCTTGAAGAAATTAGTTGTTTGATGTATTCTTGCATCTCACCCCAAGATTTTTCGCTTTCTGATAAAACATCAATTTCCATTGCCTCTAAGTTTTTTATTACTTTAGTTGGTTCATATGTTAATTTAACATCTAGTGAATCAGATAAACTATGTGCTTGATCTGTACTCATAATAATAACTTTTTTACCTTCTGATGCAAGTTTAATACCCGTTACAGCTGCAATAGTAGTTTTGCCAACACCGCCCTTACCTGTATATAAAATAATTCGCATATTCACCCTCCTAATCAATATCAACTTTTTTTAACTTAGATTTATTTTTATCCCAAGTATCTTCACCGATACTTTCTATTAATATTTCTTTTACTTCATTAGCAATTACCTCTAAATGTTTTATTGTCTTTTCAGGAACAACTGATTTCAATAATTTCTTTTTTAGTCTAGAAATCTCCATAATAATTTCAATTGACTCTTCGTTTATAATATTCATAATATCACCCTTTCTAACCCTTAGTTAATGCAATTAAAAGCATTTGATCTTCAAATTTAGCACCACTGATTGTATGATTTCTGAGTGCATTTGGTTTTGGTATATTTCTTTTGTAATTTCCAATTTTAATAATAATATCTGTATTTGATTCATGCATATCGAGTGCCTTTTTTTCAACAGTTGGTAGGTATAGTTTTAATAAATAACCATTTTTCACTGTTTCAAAAGATTCACCTTTTTGCACATCATTGACTTTAAATACATCCCAGCCACTAAGTGCTGCACTCTCAATTTTTTCGATACCACTTAAGCCGCTTAAGTCACTATCAAACCAAGGCACTTCATATGTTGGAACATCCACAAAAATACTGTTTAATTCTTCAATATAGTTATTTTGAATACTTATCCACTCATCGAAAAATTCATTATCAATATCTCTTGGTAATATTCTATTGATGTAAACTCCATCTACATTAAAATTAAATAAATTCATATACATGTAATTACGTTTTGTTTCTTCTACAACCATCTTTTCTGGCATAGCTACAAGCCTTATAGATGTTATTCTACTATTCTTTAGTAGTTCTTGTAATTTAATCAACTTTATAAATAACTTCTCTATATCTGACATAGCTGCTTTATCAGGAAGTTCAATTTTAAATATAACTTTAGATACAGGTGATAAAATTCTCATAGCAACTTTTCCTATAGGAAAAAACTTTTCAATATACCAAGATAAAAGTTCTGGAAACTTAAGTAATGTCAAAGTTTCACCAGTCGGTGCACAGTCTACTATTATTCTTTCATAAATACCACTTTCATACACATCCAGGATTTTAAGTAATGAAAATAACTCATCCATCCCTGGAAAGATACTTAATTGTTCTAAAGTACCTAAGGACATATCAAATGATGAAAGCATATTTGACACCGCTCTTCTCATATCACTAAACTCATTTTCCATCATATAATTCGGATCAATTTCAAGTACATCTAAATTATCTACTACTTGAGTAATTGTTTTACCAACTTTAACTTCAAATATATCACCTAAATTATGTGCCATATCTGTGCTTACAATTAATGTTTTTGCACCTTCTTTAGCAGAATGTAGTGCATGTGCTGATGCCATGCTTGTTTTACCGACTCCACCTTTTCCTGTAAATATTATTATTCTTCCCATACATTTACCTCCATTTTAATTCTTTTCCCGAATAGTTCTTCTGTCGAAGTATCATGTGTTTTTTTACTGCCATTTGGCAGTAAATTTTAATCTATAAGTATTTTTCTTATTTTCTTTTCTACAACTTTATCTGTAGTTTTTGTTTGACTTACTATTGTTACTATTTTTTTAATCACACCTGATAACAAAGATATTTCATCATTAGTCAACGACATCATAACACGTTGACCATAATCCAAAAATACACTTAATATATTGGCAATTTCTTTAGTACCAGACTCGGTTAACACAATAGTTACTACTCTTTTATCTTGCTCACTTCGAATTCTACTCACCATTTTCTTTTTTTCCATACGGCTTACAATACCGGTTGTTGTATTCAAAGGAGCATTTAGATACTCAGCTATTTGACTCATATTCACATCGCTGCCTCTATATAACATCAGTAATACCAACATTTCATTTTTTGTACAGTTAAGTAAAACGTTTTTCCATGTATCCTGTGATAAAAGCATTTTAAATTGATCGATATAATCAAACATCATATTTTCTAAATTATTTATATCGAAATCCATTTTACTTCCTCCTTCGAATTAATTTAATTCTACCACCGAAGTATTTTTTTGTCAAGTTGATTTTTACTTCTTGTTGATTCTATCTTCTTTTCGAAACAGCCTTTAAAAAACCAATCACAATTACATCGCTACAATATCTATAACTTTTATGTGATTCTTTTCTAAATAGTGTAGTTAGTTTATCTTTTGAAATTTCTACTTGTACTGACTTAAACATTTGAAGCATATCTTCACTGTTTAGAGATAGAGCAATCTTCATTTTTTTAAGTATAACATTATTTATACTTTTGACGTCTTCAACTAATGTTGGTTGTCTTTTTTCTTGTCCATCCTTTAAAGGTTTTTCTCCTCTAAAAAATACAATCAGACCATTTAAAAATGATTCTAAATCTTCATATTCAAAATGTTTTTCATTCTTACCTTGTAATAACAATTCAGCTTCATCTTCTGACATTTCAATTTGATCTAATTTAAATATTTTAACTAAATCAGCGGCTTTAAAATCTAAGGCATTACTAATTCTCATTAATCTTTCAGTATTATTCATAATTCCTCCACGTATACGCTCAAATGAGCTAACATCATTATATCATTCATTATAGCTAAAGGATATGTATTAATTAATCCTTTTATTAGTAAATCAAGGATTCTTATTAATAATTGTTGTAATTTTCGATTTTTGATTTTCTTACTTAGAATAGGGTATTTTCATATTGAAGAAGTAAGAGTACACATTATTTATGGAAACAACTACAGGCCAAGCCTTATGTGTATACAAGTAAATATTAAAAATAGGAAGGTGAGTTTATTGATTATTATTACTATGTACGGTTTATTGACCATTTGCTTAGTGGTATCTTTTATTAAGAGTAAGAAAAAAACTATAAAAGCTCTTAAAATCGCACGAAAAGCATTATTTAAAACAACGCCAACTCTATTGACGGTGCTTGGTATTGTGGGATTAACATTGGGAATTTTAACGCCTGAAACAATTTCAAGATTAGTAGGTGAAGAAGCAGGAATTATAGCAACACTTATTGCATCAGTAATCGGTGCAATAACACTAATTCCTTCCATAGTTGCATTCCCGCTAGCAGGATCACTTTTACGCTCTGGTGCAACAGTTATGACTATATCGGCATTTGTAACAACTTCAGTTATGGTTGGTGTTGTCACAGCACCTATGGAAATTAAAACTTTGGGCAAGAAATTCACATTGCTACGTAATGGATTAGGATTTGTTGCTGCCTTAATTATAGCAAGTATTATGGGGTGGATTTTATGATTAACTTAATAAAAAAATTTATGTTCCCCATTCTTATTATCTTTGTGTTTATTGCTTTATCGATATGGAGTACTGATGTAGCTATGCGTTCAATACAAGTGACCCTAGATTACTTCAAAGAAATGATTTTAATTATGCCTCCAGTGTTTATACTGATGGGATTAATGGAAATTTGGGTGCCAAAAGATAAAATTCAAAAATTGCTTGGTAGTGGTTCTGGAATTAAAGGGATTATACTTTCACTAGCACTTGGTACATTACCAACAGGACCATTATATGTGGCATTCCCAATGACTGCATCACTGCTCCGTAAAGGTGCTAGTATCAGAAATATGGTTGTTTTTTTAGGATCATGGGCTGCACTAAAAATACCTCAACTTATGGTGGAAATAAAATTTCTAGGAATATCTTTTGCACTGGCAAGATTTATTTTAACATTTTCTGCACTTATTGTGATTGGAATATTAATGGAATTAATTCTTCGATTTAGTCCAGATCAAGAATGGCTTGAAAAAAGTGGTGAAAAAGAATAATGAGTAGAACTGATCACTTTCTACAAAAAAGCTGCTAAATTAATAGCAGCTTTTTATCTATTTAAACCATTTATCATTCATAAGATCTTTAGCATCTCTCGTTAATGGAATCAAATCTGTTTGATCAATATACTCAATATCAAATTTTCGATTTAGTGCTAAAAAGTGCCTAAGTCCAAATGCAATTTTATTCAAATATGAAAATACTCCAATTGCACCAGTTGAAAAATCATTGGCTTTTAATCCATATATGCTTCTTAAATCGGCTAAATCTCCAAAAAGCTCTTCTTTTGTACTACCATAAGATTTTAAATGCGTAGGTACTGTACCTGCTTTAAGCATTTCTCCAACCTTTTTACTGGTCATTGCAGCTGCCATAGTAGCGCGGCAAATTCCAATAGCTGTCACATCACCATTTCCATAAGCCAATGCTTTAAAAACTTGATCTTCTGATGCAAAACCACCAGTAATAACAATAGCTGGTATCCATTTTCCTTCTTTTTTCACCTTATTCACAATTGTATTAACTGCCTGCTCTAAAACAACCGTTGGCATAGACCATTCATTCATCATTTTACAAGGACTATAACCACTACCACCACCTGCACCATCAAATGTAATCATATCAACACCCGCTACGCTCGCTATACGAATTACTTTTTCTAAATCTATCGGATCATAACCCGCCATTTTAAAATAGAAGTTTTTCCCTCCAAGTTTTCTTAAACTTTCAATACGTTTAACTAAATAATCTTCCTCCCAAAGAGGTAATCTTCCATAAGAATAAAAATTAGGACAAACTCCTTCTTTATATGCCTTCTTCATCTCAGGACTAGTTGGATCTGGATGTACCAAAATACCTTTTTCTTGCTTAATTAAAGCTTCTTCAATATTTTTAAGTTTAGTAACTGGTTGTGTGCCTTTTGCAGATTGTCCAAATTTAAATTCAATAGCCTCTGCACCCTCAACACTTATAGCATATTCTGGAACACCATACATATCATCTTCTACATTACACTGTAAAACAATTTGACCATAACCTCTATAGTATTTTCTAAATGCATCAAGCATTTTTTTTAGAGCTGGAAAATGGTTTACCTTATTATCTTCAATAACAAGTTTTGGATCTTTATTTCTAGCATCCTCTCCAATAACACAAGTTATACCTGCCATTGCAGCTCCTGCATAATAATCTTCCCAATTTAATTTAACTAAGGCAGGCAAGATAATTGGCATTGCAAGTTTTATTATATTTGTATTACCATAAGTTCTCTCTAGATTTACATTAAATATAGATGCTTCATTATATGTAGGATTGACACCTCTTGCACCAAAAACACGACCATTTATATTAAAATGAGAATAATCAATTGAGTAATCTTTTTCTGATCCAACTTGATTTGTTCCCGTGTTTGTAGGGTAAACAGTTCTTGCTCCAAGAACTCCAGCTAATCCAATTTCACACGTGCCAATGCAATCTTCAGTGCAAAGCGAACACATACCTGACTGTGGTGATAGTTTTTTGCTTCTGTTTTTTGTATCATTAAAAGCTGATGATAATTTTGTTGAATATGTCATATTACGCCTCCTTGTAATTACAAGTCCCTAGTATTTAAATTATACCACAAAACAAGTTAATAGCATATGCCCAGAATGTGCCATTTGTCATATATACAATAATATTTTTTAAATTTGACATTTCCTAAAAAATTATGTAGTATAAATTAAAACTATGACTGAGAAATGAAGTACTAAATACCTTTAAGAGAGTTAGCGTTTGGTGGAAGCTAATATGTATTAATATGGATAAAGCCTCATGAGTTGCTTTAATTAGCCGGCTAAACACCGTTATCGAATTAAGTGAAACTAGGATGGTACCGCGTATATACGCTCCTTACAATATATTGTAAGGAGCTTTTTTATATTCTAAATGAAAAAGGAGGTAGCGTGATAAAAACTATCATGCGCATAATATTATGAGTGAAGAAAAAAATGTAGCACAAACAAAATTTAGTGAACAAGAATTAATTAGAATGGATAAATTAAAGGATTTAGAGGAACTAGGTGTGGATCCATTTGGTAGCAGATTTGATATTTCTGATTATTCTGAAGCATTAAAAACAAAATATGCTGATGTATCTAAAGAAGAGCTTGCTGAAATGGAAATTAATGTTTCTGTTGCAGGAAGAATAATGACTAAACGTGGTAAAGGTAAAGCCGGATTTATGCATATTCAAGATAATGATGGACTTATTCAAATATATTTAAGAAAAGATATACTTTCAGAAGTAGAATTTACACTTTTCAATAAGTGTGATATTGGAGATATTATTGGTATACGTGGAATTGTTTTTAAAACTAACACAGGTGAAGTAAGTGTAAAAGCTAAAGAGTATATTCATTTAACTAAATCTTTAAAACCTCTTCCAGAAAAATATCATGGAATTTCTGATGACGAAATCAAATTTAGAAAACGTTATTTAGATATTATTACAAATAGAGATGTAAAAGAATTATTCTTAAAGAAACAAAAATTCTGGAGTACAGTTAGAAATTACTTAATTGAAAATGACTTCTTAGAAGTTGAAACTCCTATACTTGAAACTTCTTCAGGTGGAGCTGCTGCAACACCATTTGCAACTCATCACAACGCACTAGATATTGATGTATTCTTAAGAATTTCTATGGGTGAACTATGGCAGAAAAAACTTCTAGTTGCTGGGTTTGAAAAGACTTTTGAAATTGGAAGACAATTTAGAAACGAAGGTATGAGTAATGAGCATTTACAAGACTATACTCAATGTGAATTTTACTGGGCTTATGCGGATTTTAAAGATGGTATGGAGTTTACAAAAGAATTATATAGAAGAATAACTAAAGCAGTCATGGGTTCTTCAAAATTTTCAACTCGTGGATTTGAAATCGATATGGATGATGAATGGAAAATCTACGACTTTGAAACAATCATCGAAGAAACAACTGGTGTAAATATCTTCAACACAACTAAAGACGTTGTTATGGCAAAATTAGATGAGTATAAAGTTGAATATGATACTAATATTGGATTCTGGAGAATGGTAGACTTACTTTGGAAAGTAGTTAGAAAAGATTTATCTGGTCCTGGATTCTTAGTTGGACAACCAGTTGAACTTAATCCTCTACCTAAGAGACTTAAAGAAGATCCTAGAAAAGTTGCTCAAATGCAAATTATACTTGCAGGATCTGAAATGGGTAATGGTTATACTGAGTTAAACGACCCACTTGATTTAGAGGCAAGATTTAAAGAACAACGTGCAATGAGTGAAGCAGGAGATGAAGAAGCTCATGAACATGATGAAACATTTATAGAAGCTCTAAGATATGGTATGCCACCTGCTTTCGGATTCGGTGTGTCTGAGAGATTATTCTCGGTTATGATGGATAGACCTATTAGAGAGTGTGTTATATTCCCACTAATGAAACCAAAAGCTTAATATTTTAAATAGTAAAAAATATCTAAAACTATAGAAAGATTAATTTCTTTCTATAGTTTTAATTTTTAAAATAAGCACAATATTAAATTAGTAAATTTTCTTTTCTCGATTACTAGATAGATTCATGTGTAGCCACTACTATAGATACTCACAATTATTAACCCAATATTGTTAACCATAATTTTTAGATCCACGACTTCCTCTCTTATATTCCAAAAAAATCGAGAGAGATGCTAAAATTATTTTACAACAATCCATATATAATTTTTATTGCTATAACTAAAATTATTACACCAATAATTTTCTTAACCTGACTAGGATGTAACTTTTCATTCATAAACCAATTTCCAAGCAAACCTCCAACAATTGACGCAGATCCTGTTATTAGTAATAAATAAAAATTTATATCTCCCATTGCAAGATAAGTAATAAACCCTGAAAAGGAAGAAAGTGGAACCACAAAAGCTGTTATAATTGCAATTTTTTTAGGCTTATTTCCCAAATATAACAAAATCGGTGAAATTAAACTTCCTCCACCAACTCCAAGAAGTCCCGAAATAAATCCAACGAAGCTACCAATTACAACCCCATATTTTATTTGTTTGGATTTAGAAAATATTTTTTTAGAAGCTTTAGGAGTATAAAATAAAATCATACAACCTGAGAATAGTAAAAACATTGCAAATAAGCTCATCAAAATATGTCTATCAATATACTTACTAGAATATGCACCTAAAGGAGCAATCATAAATGATGCAATTGCTATAGGCACTGCTAAATCATACTGAACACGCTTATGTACAATATTTTTAAAAGACGCAGCTGATAAACTTAATCCATTCAAAAATAATCCTGTTGGAATTGCAACATTTAATGGTAACCCAAGCCAATAAAAAATTGGAATAAAAATAAATGCTGCACCCATTCCCGCCATAGCAAGAATAGTGCTGAATACAAGAACCACGATACCACAAATTAAATAGAATATCATTTTATTCTATTCCTACTATAACTGGAATACCTGTTTTGTTTTCTATTTCTTTTGCAATTTCATTTACATCAAAATAAGGGCATTTAACATCTTGTAGCATACATCCTGAAAAATGAATTGCATCTATATTCTGTTTAGCCAACATCATTCCTTGTTTAACAACTCTTACTCCTGGACAGCCGCCACACGTTGCCATAGCAACAACTTGAATATTTTTTTCCTCATATACTTCAAATTTACCTTTTTTATTAGTTGCATAATCAAAACATTTCCAACATACATCTGAACCCGGACAACCACGCAGCATAAATTTTTCACATGCTAAAATTCCTATTTTTTTCATAAAGCACCTCCAAAATTTCAAAAGTAGGACAAAATTTCAAATGAAAAATTGTCCTATATTAAACTTATTTTTTATTTACGTCTAAATTTTCTTCAAAAACAGATTGCATTTTAGAAATCATCTCTTTTGCTAAATTTTGCTTTTCTTTTGAATCAAGCTCTGAAAATATCATATTTAGACATTTTGGCATCATATTCGACATAAATTCAATTCGTTCCTCTGGTGACATTTTCGCAAACATATTATCCATCATATTTGGCATCATTTCTTTCATATCTTCAGGTTTCATCATTCCAGACATCATTTTCTCCATCATTTGTTTCATAATTCCTCCTTGTAGTAGCTATCAAGTAATTTAACATATTGTATTTGACAATAATGACTAACATCAATTTCTCTAAATACCACCTACCTCAAAACAATATATCTATTTAACTTCCTTTAAATTGTAATTTACAACCATATTGACGATCTTCCAGATCGTATCACTAGCTAATCAATAAAAATTATAAGCTCCTTGACTTTCAACTCTGACCATTGAAGCTTCTTTTAGTACTTTTAAATGATGCGAAACTAAAGGTTGTGATAGTCCTGCATTTTTTGCAATTGAATTCACACTTTTACATTCTTTAGTTAAAGATTCAATTATACGTATTCTATTTCCATCAGCTAGTACTTTAAAAGTATTTTGAATTTCCACATAATTTTTCATTATATCTTCCTCCTTCCAATAATTACTATCCATATTAGCTTAGAATCTGTTTTTAGTAAAATAATAAGTTAAAAGACATTAACTTATTATATCTTTTTTCATTCGTTCAAAGTCCTCTTTAGATATTTCACTATTTACATATCTTTTATTTAGTATATCTAAAGCTGACTCTGAATTTTTATCATCTTTAAAATTCCTATTATAATCATATGATGAACTACAACCACTAAATCTTCCACGACTAAAAACCATGTAAAAAACAAATAACATTACAATTATCCCAATTACCGGAAAAATCCACATTCCACTCCACACAAAAAATTGTGATCCCATATTAAACCTCCTCTTGTGTATATTGTCTGTTCGAAAAATTGTAAATATAATTATAAAAAATATTAAATTTTTATTTTTCTATAATTACAGTTCATATTATTCTTAATAATCACACTATAACATAAACCGGCATTTATATCAATAGTCATTTATATAAACGTAAGTTTATATAGAGGGTGCTATTTTTTATTTAATACTAATTTTTATATTAAATAGATTAAAAAACAAAAAATATCCACATTAATTTGTAATGCAGATATTTTTAAAATTTATAATGCATACTAAAATTCCACTTGGAAAAGCAATAAAATACACTTTAAATCAGTGTAATAAATTAATAAGATTTTTAAAGGATGGTAGAATAGAAATTGATAACAATAGAGCCGAAAGAGCAATAAAGCCATTTGTGATTAGAAGAAAGAATCGGATGTTTTCTAGATCACCTAATGAATCAGTTGATAGTGCTATTTATTACAGTGTAATAGAAACGACAAAAACAAATAAACTTAAACCGTTTTATTATCTTGAGTATTTATTTGAGAGGCTTCCAAATTTGGATTTAGAAAATCCACGTGAATTAGACGCTTTGTTGCTATGATCAAAAACATTACCTAATAATATTAGACTATAAGACTAGAGTTTAAGAGAATATACGCTTACAAAATAAGCACAATATTAAATTAGTAAATTTTATTTTCTTGATTGCTAGATAGATTCATGTGTAGCTATGCTTCATCAAGTAAAAAGTCAAATAAATTCAAATGCCTAATTCCATTATTAGACAAATCAACTTTATCCATTGTTATTAAAATTTTAGGATACTGATCATTAATTTTACTTAAAGATTGTATCTCTCTATTTAGAGTTGATTCTTCTAAAGTGGTTAAACTAACTTGAAAATAAAGAGGTTCTGCATTTTTCACAGCTATAAAATCAACTTCATATGATAGATTTTTACCAACTGTAACCTCATAACCTCTTCTTAATAATTCTAAAAACACTATATTCTCAATAACATGACCTAAATTTCCTTACCTATATCCAATCAACCTGTTCCTTAGTCCAGTATCTACTACAAAAGCTTTTTCAATATTAAGGTTTTTATAAGCTTTAAAAAGTAAAAATTCCTTAAATGACAAGGGAAAAACTTTCAACTCAATATATCTTCCGGACAGATATGTCAAATGATCTCCTAAGAACATTCTAGAATTTGAACTAGTAACATATATATCAGCATTCAAGCTAACTCTAAGACTATTAACGACCTTTACCCATTCTTCTACTTCTTGAACCTCATCTATTAATATATATACTTTAGAATCATCTTTAATTTTATCCATTTATATTTATGAAGATTTTTACCATCTTTTAATTCTTCGAATATAAATTTTTCATAGTTTATCTCAATAATATTTTCTTCACTAGTATTTTGTTCTAATAAATATTCTTTGAATAGTTGCAATATTGATGATTTTCCTGAACGTCTAACACCTGTAATCACTTTTACAAATTCATTATCCTTATACTGTATCAATTTAGTTAAATATTTATCTCTAGTTTTCATAAACCATTCACCTCTTTTCCTAATTATACTTCACAAAAACTCTTTAGCCAAAAGTTTTCATAGTGTTAGTCGTAAAATTGTTATTATAATTATAACTACTCACCTTTTGTCAATGAAAGTCCAATAATATCAACATCATCAAATCTATGAAAAAGTATTAATTTTTTTTGAGTTTGATCATATTCATAAAAATCACACGGCGATTGCCAGTTTACATTCAATTCTACAATCACAAAATACTTATCATCATCCATAATTATCTGAAATTTCCAAATATCATGCTTAATTTCTTCTGCTATTTGGAATATTTCTGTGATTATTTCATCGTTATCAACAGTATTCCCATCCGAATCTATTAAAACAATTTTCTTTAACTTATTAAGAACTTCATTATCAGAAATATATGATTCATAGCAATCTGAATCAGCAGTGTA includes:
- a CDS encoding glutamate synthase-related protein, which gives rise to MTYSTKLSSAFNDTKNRSKKLSPQSGMCSLCTEDCIGTCEIGLAGVLGARTVYPTNTGTNQVGSEKDYSIDYSHFNINGRVFGARGVNPTYNEASIFNVNLERTYGNTNIIKLAMPIILPALVKLNWEDYYAGAAMAGITCVIGEDARNKDPKLVIEDNKVNHFPALKKMLDAFRKYYRGYGQIVLQCNVEDDMYGVPEYAISVEGAEAIEFKFGQSAKGTQPVTKLKNIEEALIKQEKGILVHPDPTSPEMKKAYKEGVCPNFYSYGRLPLWEEDYLVKRIESLRKLGGKNFYFKMAGYDPIDLEKVIRIASVAGVDMITFDGAGGGSGYSPCKMMNEWSMPTVVLEQAVNTIVNKVKKEGKWIPAIVITGGFASEDQVFKALAYGNGDVTAIGICRATMAAAMTSKKVGEMLKAGTVPTHLKSYGSTKEELFGDLADLRSIYGLKANDFSTGAIGVFSYLNKIAFGLRHFLALNRKFDIEYIDQTDLIPLTRDAKDLMNDKWFK
- the lysS gene encoding lysine--tRNA ligase, whose translation is MSEEKNVAQTKFSEQELIRMDKLKDLEELGVDPFGSRFDISDYSEALKTKYADVSKEELAEMEINVSVAGRIMTKRGKGKAGFMHIQDNDGLIQIYLRKDILSEVEFTLFNKCDIGDIIGIRGIVFKTNTGEVSVKAKEYIHLTKSLKPLPEKYHGISDDEIKFRKRYLDIITNRDVKELFLKKQKFWSTVRNYLIENDFLEVETPILETSSGGAAATPFATHHNALDIDVFLRISMGELWQKKLLVAGFEKTFEIGRQFRNEGMSNEHLQDYTQCEFYWAYADFKDGMEFTKELYRRITKAVMGSSKFSTRGFEIDMDDEWKIYDFETIIEETTGVNIFNTTKDVVMAKLDEYKVEYDTNIGFWRMVDLLWKVVRKDLSGPGFLVGQPVELNPLPKRLKEDPRKVAQMQIILAGSEMGNGYTELNDPLDLEARFKEQRAMSEAGDEEAHEHDETFIEALRYGMPPAFGFGVSERLFSVMMDRPIRECVIFPLMKPKA
- a CDS encoding sulfite exporter TauE/SafE family protein, translated to MIFYLICGIVVLVFSTILAMAGMGAAFIFIPIFYWLGLPLNVAIPTGLFLNGLSLSAASFKNIVHKRVQYDLAVPIAIASFMIAPLGAYSSKYIDRHILMSLFAMFLLFSGCMILFYTPKASKKIFSKSKQIKYGVVIGSFVGFISGLLGVGGGSLISPILLYLGNKPKKIAIITAFVVPLSSFSGFITYLAMGDINFYLLLITGSASIVGGLLGNWFMNEKLHPSQVKKIIGVIILVIAIKIIYGLL
- a CDS encoding CGGC domain-containing protein; this translates as MKKIGILACEKFMLRGCPGSDVCWKCFDYATNKKGKFEVYEEKNIQVVAMATCGGCPGVRVVKQGMMLAKQNIDAIHFSGCMLQDVKCPYFDVNEIAKEIENKTGIPVIVGIE
- a CDS encoding ArsR/SmtB family transcription factor; the encoded protein is MKNYVEIQNTFKVLADGNRIRIIESLTKECKSVNSIAKNAGLSQPLVSHHLKVLKEASMVRVESQGAYNFY
- a CDS encoding SHOCT domain-containing protein → MGSQFFVWSGMWIFPVIGIIVMLFVFYMVFSRGRFSGCSSSYDYNRNFKDDKNSESALDILNKRYVNSEISKEDFERMKKDIIS
- a CDS encoding IS66 family transposase, with product MQIFLKFIMHTKIPLGKAIKYTLNQCNKLIRFLKDGRIEIDNNRAERAIKPFVIRRKNRMFSRSPNESVDSAIYYSVIETTKTNKLKPFYYLEYLFERLPNLDLENPRELDALLL
- a CDS encoding ATP-binding protein, with amino-acid sequence MDKIKDDSKVYILIDEVQEVEEWVKVVNSLRVSLNADIYVTSSNSRMFLGDHLTYLSGRYIELKVFPLSFKEFLLFKAYKNLNIEKAFVVDTGLRNRLIGYR
- a CDS encoding AAA family ATPase — encoded protein: MKTRDKYLTKLIQYKDNEFVKVITGVRRSGKSSILQLFKEYLLEQNTSEENIIEINYEKFIFEELKDGKNLHKYKWIKLKMILKYIY